In Bradyrhizobium erythrophlei, a single genomic region encodes these proteins:
- a CDS encoding M3 family oligoendopeptidase gives MTSRATSSLRKSTQRKTSPKASLKKASSAKASATRADKLPEWNLSDLYPATGAPEVRRDLDRLDSECVAFENDYKGKLAERTASDGGGLWLAGAVKRYEAIDDLAGRLSSYAGLVHAGDSVDPVISKFYGDVSERLTNASVHLLFFALELNRIDDAVIEGALRNAELAHYRPWIEDLRKDKPYQLEDRVEQLFHEKSQSGYAAWNRLFDQTISALRFKVSGKELAIEPTLNLLQDRDGARRKAAAEALARTFKANERTFALVTNTLAKDKEISDRWRGFQDVADSRHLNNRVEREVVDALVSAVRAAYPTLSHRYYRLKAGWFKKKKLPHWDRNAPLPFAATGAIGWGDAKHMVLSAYRSFSPDMAAIAERFFTDRWIDAPVRPGKAPGAFSHPTTPSAHPYVLMNYQGKPRDVMTLAHELGHGVHQVLAARNGALMAPTPLTLAETASVFGEMLTFRRLLGETSSAKQRQALLAGKVEDMINTVVRQIAFYTFERAVHTERKNGELTAARIGEIWLSVQGESLGPAIDIRPGYENFWMYIPHFIHSPFYVYAYAFGDCLVNSLYGAYEHAQSGFAERYLAMLAAGGTKHYSELLKPFGLDAKDPQFWNGGLSVISGMIDELEEMG, from the coding sequence ATGACCTCGCGCGCCACGTCCTCCCTCCGCAAATCGACCCAACGCAAGACCAGCCCCAAGGCCAGTCTTAAGAAGGCCTCCTCGGCCAAAGCGTCCGCGACCAGGGCGGACAAGCTCCCGGAGTGGAATCTGTCCGATCTCTATCCCGCGACCGGCGCGCCGGAGGTCAGGCGCGACCTCGACAGGCTGGATTCCGAATGTGTCGCGTTTGAGAACGATTACAAAGGCAAGCTCGCCGAGCGGACGGCGTCGGATGGCGGCGGCCTCTGGCTCGCCGGAGCCGTCAAGCGCTATGAGGCGATCGACGATCTTGCCGGCCGCCTGTCGTCCTATGCGGGACTGGTGCATGCCGGCGACAGCGTCGATCCCGTCATCTCGAAATTCTACGGCGATGTTTCCGAGCGGCTGACCAATGCTTCGGTGCATCTGTTGTTCTTCGCGCTCGAACTCAACCGCATCGACGATGCCGTGATCGAAGGGGCGCTGCGCAACGCAGAGCTGGCGCATTATCGTCCCTGGATCGAGGATCTGCGCAAGGACAAGCCGTACCAACTGGAAGACCGCGTCGAACAATTGTTCCACGAAAAATCCCAGAGCGGGTACGCCGCCTGGAACCGGCTGTTCGACCAGACCATCTCCGCATTGCGTTTCAAGGTGTCGGGCAAGGAGCTTGCAATCGAGCCGACGCTCAACCTGTTGCAGGATCGCGACGGCGCCCGGCGCAAGGCCGCGGCCGAGGCGCTCGCCAGGACCTTCAAGGCCAACGAGCGGACCTTTGCGCTGGTCACCAACACGCTCGCCAAGGACAAGGAAATTTCCGATCGCTGGCGTGGCTTCCAGGATGTCGCGGATTCCCGTCATCTGAATAACCGCGTCGAGCGCGAGGTGGTCGATGCGCTGGTGAGCGCGGTGCGCGCGGCCTATCCGACACTCTCGCATCGCTACTACCGGCTGAAAGCCGGCTGGTTCAAAAAGAAGAAGCTGCCGCATTGGGACCGCAATGCGCCGCTGCCTTTTGCCGCGACAGGTGCGATCGGCTGGGGCGATGCAAAGCACATGGTGCTGTCGGCCTATCGCAGCTTCTCGCCGGACATGGCCGCCATTGCCGAGCGCTTTTTCACGGATCGCTGGATCGATGCGCCGGTGCGGCCGGGCAAGGCGCCGGGCGCGTTTTCGCATCCGACGACGCCATCGGCGCATCCGTATGTGCTGATGAATTATCAGGGCAAGCCGCGCGATGTGATGACGCTCGCCCACGAGCTCGGCCACGGCGTGCATCAGGTGCTCGCGGCCAGGAACGGCGCGCTGATGGCGCCGACACCGCTGACATTGGCGGAGACCGCGAGCGTGTTCGGCGAGATGCTGACGTTTCGCCGGCTGCTCGGCGAAACCAGCAGCGCCAAACAGCGCCAGGCGCTGCTCGCCGGCAAGGTCGAGGACATGATCAACACGGTGGTGCGGCAGATTGCGTTCTATACGTTCGAGCGCGCCGTCCACACCGAGCGCAAAAACGGCGAACTCACCGCCGCGCGGATCGGCGAGATCTGGCTCAGCGTCCAGGGCGAAAGCCTGGGGCCGGCGATCGACATCCGTCCGGGCTACGAGAATTTCTGGATGTACATCCCGCACTTCATCCACTCGCCGTTCTACGTCTACGCCTATGCCTTCGGCGATTGCCTGGTGAACTCGCTCTACGGCGCCTACGAGCATGCGCAATCAGGCTTTGCCGAGCGCTACCTAGCGATGCTGGCGGCCGGCG
- a CDS encoding sigma-54-dependent transcriptional regulator, producing MPATILIADDDAVQRRLVENMVQKCGYETVTVDSGDAAIAMLTAPDTPPIDALVLDLVMPGLDGMGVLAKIREAGLAVPVVVQTAHGGIDNVVSAMRAGAQDFVVKPVGMERLQVSLHNALTTSALKGELQRIRHSREGRLTFADIITRSEAMTGAMRTANKASASTIPVLIEGESGVGKELFARAIHGSSERKSKPFVAVNCGAIPDNLVESILFGHEKGAFTGATERHAGKFVEASGGTLFLDEVSELPLSAQVKLLRALQEGTVEAVGARKPVKVDVRIVSATNRQLLDRVKSGHFREDLFYRLHVLPLTVPPLRMRREDIPHLVRHFLARFSAEENRHITGVSGEAMAHLSQLDWPGNIRQLENAVYRAVVMSEGDQLALSDFPLSAGVASPPTAAVHSEPLIIEPGFHAGVVNGNEIPIAPFPAAGTLVMLTDGGDVRPLEELESEIIRFAISHYRGQMSEVARRLKIGRSTLYRKLDETLGQSGDSAGTDQAG from the coding sequence ATGCCTGCCACCATTTTGATCGCCGACGACGATGCGGTGCAACGCCGCCTGGTTGAGAATATGGTGCAAAAGTGCGGCTATGAGACGGTCACGGTCGATTCCGGCGATGCCGCGATTGCGATGTTGACCGCTCCCGACACGCCGCCAATCGACGCGCTGGTGCTGGACCTCGTGATGCCCGGCCTCGACGGCATGGGTGTCCTGGCCAAAATCCGCGAAGCCGGTCTTGCCGTTCCTGTCGTGGTGCAGACCGCGCATGGCGGCATCGACAATGTGGTGTCGGCGATGCGCGCCGGGGCCCAGGACTTTGTCGTCAAGCCGGTCGGGATGGAGCGGCTGCAGGTCAGCCTGCACAATGCGCTCACCACCAGCGCCCTGAAAGGCGAATTGCAGCGCATCCGCCACAGCCGCGAAGGCCGGCTGACATTTGCCGACATCATCACCCGCAGCGAGGCGATGACCGGCGCAATGCGCACGGCGAACAAGGCATCGGCCTCGACCATCCCGGTGCTGATCGAAGGCGAGTCCGGCGTCGGCAAGGAACTGTTCGCGCGCGCCATTCACGGCTCAAGCGAGCGCAAGTCGAAGCCGTTCGTCGCGGTCAATTGCGGCGCGATCCCTGACAATCTGGTCGAGTCGATCCTGTTCGGCCACGAGAAGGGAGCCTTCACCGGCGCAACCGAGCGACACGCCGGCAAGTTCGTCGAAGCCTCCGGCGGCACGCTGTTTCTCGACGAAGTGTCGGAACTGCCGCTGTCCGCGCAGGTCAAGCTGCTGCGCGCGCTTCAGGAAGGCACGGTGGAAGCGGTCGGCGCGCGCAAGCCGGTGAAGGTCGATGTGCGGATCGTTTCCGCCACCAATCGGCAATTGCTCGACCGCGTGAAGAGCGGCCATTTCCGCGAAGACCTGTTCTACCGGCTTCACGTGCTGCCGCTCACCGTCCCGCCCTTGCGGATGCGCCGCGAAGACATTCCGCATCTGGTGCGGCATTTCCTCGCCCGCTTCTCGGCTGAAGAAAATCGCCACATCACCGGGGTCAGCGGCGAAGCCATGGCGCATCTTTCTCAACTGGATTGGCCGGGTAACATCCGCCAGCTCGAAAATGCGGTCTACCGCGCCGTGGTGATGAGCGAAGGCGATCAGCTTGCTCTTTCCGACTTCCCGCTGAGCGCCGGGGTCGCGTCGCCGCCGACCGCGGCTGTCCATAGTGAGCCATTGATCATCGAGCCGGGCTTTCACGCAGGCGTCGTTAATGGTAATGAAATACCTATCGCTCCCTTCCCGGCCGCGGGCACGCTGGTGATGCTGACCGATGGTGGCGACGTCCGGCCACTGGAAGAACTGGAAAGCGAGATCATCCGCTTTGCGATTTCGCACTATCGCGGGCAGATGTCCGAAGTAGCGCGGCGTCTGAAGATCGGCCGCTCGACGCTGTACCGAAAGCTTGATGAGACCCTCGGCCAATCGGGGGATAGCGCTGGAACGGATCAGGCGGGATAA